From the Paraburkholderia sp. PREW-6R genome, one window contains:
- a CDS encoding c-type cytochrome has protein sequence MELRVSSRRIFRPLLALLLIGSAGVYSAAKAQTQPKAPDTMEARVQGCTACHGTHGQGTDNDYFPRLAGKPADYLYNQLQNFREGRRKYPPMNYLVTYLSDDYLHQIATYFSQQRPPYPPPAKPTVSQATLARGQQIVLNGDTSKQIPACAACHGKGLTGMEPAIPGLVGLHSDYISAQLGAWRSGSRHAIAPDCMHTIATRLTDDDVNAVASWLSTQQAPQNPVPAPARSMKTPLACGSEPQ, from the coding sequence ATGGAGTTACGCGTGTCTTCAAGACGCATTTTCCGCCCGTTGCTCGCCCTTCTGCTGATCGGCTCCGCGGGCGTCTATAGCGCTGCGAAAGCGCAGACTCAACCGAAGGCTCCTGACACGATGGAAGCGCGCGTGCAGGGCTGTACAGCGTGTCACGGTACTCATGGTCAAGGTACGGACAACGACTACTTCCCGCGCCTTGCGGGCAAGCCGGCGGATTATCTGTATAACCAGCTACAGAATTTCCGTGAAGGGCGCCGCAAGTATCCGCCGATGAACTACCTCGTCACGTACCTCTCGGACGATTACCTTCATCAGATCGCTACGTATTTTTCCCAGCAGCGTCCTCCGTATCCGCCTCCTGCCAAGCCCACCGTGTCGCAAGCCACGCTCGCGCGCGGCCAGCAGATCGTGTTGAACGGCGACACGTCGAAACAGATTCCGGCTTGCGCGGCGTGTCACGGCAAAGGCCTGACCGGCATGGAACCAGCTATTCCGGGTCTCGTCGGCTTGCATTCGGACTACATCAGCGCGCAGCTCGGCGCATGGCGTTCAGGCTCGCGCCATGCGATCGCGCCTGACTGCATGCACACTATCGCTACCCGCCTGACTGACGACGACGTGAATGCCGTCGCGTCCTGGCTTTCCACGCAACAGGCTCCGCAAAACCCCGTGCCGGCTCCAGCCCGCTCGATGAAGACTCCGCTTGCCTGCGGCAGCGAACCGCAATAA